GTACACTGTCTTCGTCTATCGCCACACTCGATACTTCGGCACTCACCGGAGAGTCAAGACCTGTGGATGTCTCTCAGGGAGAGATGATCCTCGCAGGATCTATCGTGATGGGATCACCCATAGAGATGACGGTGAGTCGCCCTTACTCCGAAAGTACGCTGGCCAAGCTCCTTCATCTCGTCGAAGAGTCGGGACAGTACAAGTCCAAGACAGAGACCTTCATCCGAAGGTTCGCACGTGTCTATACCCCTATCGTCACAGCTCTTGCGGTGCTTATCGTCACCGTTCCGTGGCTGTGGTCGATGTATGATGGGGGCTTCTACTATGACTTCCACACATGGTTTTATCGTGGGCTGGTATTCTTGGTCACTTCGTGCCCATGCGCCTTGGTCATCGGTGTGCCTCTCGCATACTTCGCAGGCATAGGGAGTGCTTCGAAGCACGGCCTCCTCTTCAAAGGCAGCGTACATCTCGACAAACTGAGACAAATTACCGCCTTTGCGCTCGACAAGACCGGTACGGTGACACGTGGCAATTTTGATGTCACTTCGACAAAGCCGGCAGACGGTGCAGGCGAAGAGACTTTCCGTCTCCTCGTGGCTGTCGAAGGCCACAGCACTCACCCAATAGCTCAAGCCGTGTGCAGATACTTCGGCTTCGAGACGCTTCCCTCGGTGACAGACATCCATGAGGATGCAGGATTCGGGCTCACGGCACGTACCGAAAGCGGAAAGACCATCCTCGTAGGCAGTCCCAAGATGATGGAGAAGCACGGTGTGGCCCTTCCCGAAGGGCTCATCGACGAGACCCACACCTTCGTCCTCATCGCCATCGACAACGTATGGCAAGGGGCTGTCCTCCTCTCAGATACCTACAAGGAGACGAGCACTCAGGCCCTCTCCGCACTGCATCAAAAGGGTGTACGTGAGGTCGTCATCCTCTCAGGAGACCGACAACCCATCGTCGATGAGGTCGCTCGTACCGTGGGTGCTGACAGAGGTATAGGCGGACTATTGCCACAGGACAAGGTCAGAGAGGTGCAAGCACTCATCCGTGCCGGAGAGACCGTGGCA
This is a stretch of genomic DNA from Porphyromonas cangingivalis. It encodes these proteins:
- a CDS encoding heavy metal translocating P-type ATPase → MSCNNHNTQSSCGCGTSHCHTGDKTSKRNEYIRLGVATAMLIIGVALGWNGFTCWGICWLPKAWYLFAYLLVAEPIFDSAWELWKKERSVFNELSLMILATIGAFYIGEYPEALTLIILYTVGEILQDKAVEKARRNIGDLLDVRPDTVHVLRDGKEEETHPSQVSVGEVIRLRVGERVSLDGTLSSSIATLDTSALTGESRPVDVSQGEMILAGSIVMGSPIEMTVSRPYSESTLAKLLHLVEESGQYKSKTETFIRRFARVYTPIVTALAVLIVTVPWLWSMYDGGFYYDFHTWFYRGLVFLVTSCPCALVIGVPLAYFAGIGSASKHGLLFKGSVHLDKLRQITAFALDKTGTVTRGNFDVTSTKPADGAGEETFRLLVAVEGHSTHPIAQAVCRYFGFETLPSVTDIHEDAGFGLTARTESGKTILVGSPKMMEKHGVALPEGLIDETHTFVLIAIDNVWQGAVLLSDTYKETSTQALSALHQKGVREVVILSGDRQPIVDEVARTVGADRGIGGLLPQDKVREVQALIRAGETVAFVGDGLNDAPVMAMSDLSFAMGAIGSDAAIEAADVVIQSDDLLRLSEGVDISRFTHRIVLQNIIFALAFKVIIMILATAGLATLTLAIVADVGVSLLVVLNAMRVLGFRVK